The following are encoded together in the Flammeovirga agarivorans genome:
- the ccsA gene encoding cytochrome c biogenesis protein CcsA — MIHSFIGDLGHISIIVAFVTAIIAAISYRLTAIEKNEVEKQRWKSLARGSFTIHGISVFSIVCILFYMIFNHYYEYHYVWSHSSNNLPAYYIVSSFWEGQEGSFLVWSFWHVLIAFFIIRKSGDWEFDVMFIVAAVQAFLISMVLGITVFGSKIGSSPFILLRDAIEAPVFATNPNFVPEDGTGLNPLLQNIWMVIHPPTLFMGFALTLVPFAFVISALLKKDYQGWVKPSMGWVILAISVLGIGIMMGAYWAYETLNFGGYWNWDPVENAVYVPWLILVAGLHLMIIQHKSFAALKTSMILVVSAFILILYSTFLTRSGVLGEASVHSFTDLGLSGQLLLYLIFFTAIAIVLFVGRWKSMPSDPEEASAYSPEFWLFIGSTVLTLMSFQVLVPTSIPAWNALLSNFGIESNVAPPADAVAFYTKFQLWFAVALALVSGTTQFFFWKRLNKENIWSTLSIPYVATMLITALIIILGNVHQPTYIILLTAAIFSLVANTQVLIQYTKGKIAVSGGSVSHIGVALMLLGILSSSGYEQVISLNTSGRIYNSEFPEEMNKENVLLFRGHSKRMGKYYLTYKGPRLTSQDVPGYFNKDFVKQKASDPYKAVVVEDIIVDGETKAQVGDEIQIYNENIYYEIEYKSDDGEMFSLFPRVQDNEDMGPIPSPDIASFWNKDMYTHITNLAVSDEEVEWTMQDPLKMSIGDTTYLNDYVVIFDGVKPLEKAPGYNIKPEDVALQATLRVLVGNNKSIDLKPSYILTKVKRMGIDGVMEDWEAGMLPSTDRELGLRVVLKEILPKENSFVFTAETTQKDWVIMKAVEKPFISILWIGTILLGIGTGISSYRRFKEAKQKNKGSKNAINSDKKENVLV, encoded by the coding sequence ATGATTCACTCTTTCATTGGTGATTTAGGGCATATTTCAATTATTGTAGCTTTCGTTACTGCAATAATTGCTGCCATTTCATATCGCCTTACAGCAATAGAAAAAAACGAGGTTGAGAAACAACGCTGGAAAAGTCTTGCTAGAGGCTCTTTTACCATCCATGGTATTTCCGTTTTCAGTATTGTATGTATTCTATTCTACATGATTTTCAATCACTACTATGAATATCATTATGTATGGAGTCACTCTTCAAACAACTTACCGGCATATTATATAGTATCAAGTTTCTGGGAAGGACAAGAAGGTAGTTTCTTAGTTTGGTCGTTTTGGCATGTTCTAATTGCCTTTTTCATCATTAGAAAGTCTGGTGATTGGGAATTTGATGTTATGTTCATTGTCGCTGCTGTTCAAGCTTTCCTTATTTCAATGGTGCTTGGTATTACAGTTTTTGGATCAAAAATAGGCTCTTCTCCATTTATATTATTAAGAGACGCTATTGAAGCTCCGGTATTCGCTACTAATCCGAATTTTGTTCCCGAAGATGGTACTGGATTAAATCCACTACTACAAAATATTTGGATGGTGATTCACCCTCCTACCTTATTTATGGGTTTTGCTCTTACATTGGTTCCATTTGCATTTGTAATTTCAGCTTTATTGAAAAAAGATTACCAAGGTTGGGTTAAACCAAGTATGGGATGGGTAATCCTAGCTATCTCCGTTTTAGGTATTGGTATTATGATGGGTGCTTACTGGGCCTATGAAACCTTAAACTTTGGTGGTTATTGGAACTGGGACCCAGTAGAAAATGCAGTATATGTACCTTGGTTAATTTTAGTAGCAGGTCTTCATTTAATGATCATTCAACATAAGAGCTTTGCTGCTTTAAAAACTAGTATGATTCTAGTGGTAAGTGCTTTTATCTTAATTTTATATTCAACTTTTCTTACAAGATCTGGTGTATTGGGAGAGGCTTCAGTCCACTCGTTTACAGACTTAGGTCTTTCAGGACAACTATTATTATACCTTATCTTCTTTACGGCAATTGCCATTGTATTATTTGTAGGAAGATGGAAAAGTATGCCTTCAGATCCTGAAGAAGCATCTGCATATAGCCCAGAGTTCTGGTTATTCATAGGTTCTACAGTATTAACTCTTATGAGTTTCCAAGTGTTAGTACCTACTTCAATTCCTGCTTGGAATGCACTTCTTTCTAACTTTGGAATAGAATCAAATGTTGCTCCTCCAGCTGATGCAGTAGCTTTCTATACTAAATTCCAACTTTGGTTTGCGGTAGCATTAGCATTAGTATCAGGTACAACACAATTCTTCTTCTGGAAGAGATTAAATAAAGAAAACATCTGGAGTACATTATCAATACCTTATGTAGCAACTATGTTGATTACAGCATTAATCATCATTTTAGGCAATGTACACCAACCTACATACATCATCCTTTTAACCGCTGCAATATTCAGTTTAGTAGCAAATACTCAAGTATTGATTCAGTATACTAAAGGTAAAATTGCTGTATCTGGAGGTTCTGTCAGCCATATCGGGGTTGCATTGATGTTATTAGGTATCTTAAGTTCTTCTGGATACGAACAAGTGATCTCGTTGAATACTTCAGGTAGAATTTATAATAGTGAATTCCCTGAGGAAATGAACAAAGAGAATGTCCTTCTTTTTAGAGGTCACTCGAAAAGAATGGGTAAATACTACTTAACATACAAAGGTCCAAGGTTAACTTCTCAAGATGTCCCTGGATATTTCAATAAAGACTTTGTGAAGCAAAAGGCATCAGATCCTTATAAGGCAGTAGTTGTTGAAGATATTATTGTAGATGGTGAAACTAAAGCCCAAGTTGGCGATGAAATCCAAATTTACAATGAAAATATCTACTACGAGATCGAATATAAGAGTGATGATGGAGAAATGTTCTCCTTATTCCCTAGAGTTCAAGACAATGAAGATATGGGACCTATCCCATCTCCAGATATTGCCTCATTCTGGAACAAGGACATGTATACTCACATCACAAACTTAGCTGTAAGTGATGAAGAAGTAGAATGGACAATGCAAGACCCTCTGAAAATGTCTATAGGTGATACTACCTACCTAAATGATTATGTAGTAATTTTTGATGGTGTAAAACCACTTGAAAAAGCTCCAGGCTATAACATCAAACCAGAAGATGTCGCTTTACAAGCAACACTTAGAGTTTTAGTAGGAAATAACAAAAGTATCGATTTAAAACCTTCATATATTCTTACAAAAGTAAAACGTATGGGTATTGATGGTGTAATGGAAGATTGGGAAGCAGGTATGCTACCTTCAACAGATAGAGAGCTTGGTTTACGAGTTGTCTTAAAAGAAATTCTCCCTAAAGAAAACTCTTTTGTATTTACTGCTGAAACTACTCAAAAGGATTGGGTAATCATGAAAGCTGTTGAAAAACCATTCATCAGTATCCTTTGGATTGGTACTATCTTATTAGGTATAGGTACAGGTATTTCTTCATACAGACGCTTTAAAGAGGCAAAACAGAAGAATAAAGGAAGTAAAAACGCTATCAATTCTGATAAAAAAGAGAATGTGTTAGTATAA
- a CDS encoding heme exporter protein CcmB, with protein MKSIIAEIGILVRKEVELEWRERSNLNGLLLFTVSTIFVCYLSFNQKRVELSPITWNTLFWIIQLFAALNGAAKSFNQEAKGRFFYYYQMVSPQSIILSKMIYNAFLMLIIAFLGLGVYSVVLGNPVQDPLLFYGSVCLGAIGFASSLTMVSGIASKVQGNNTLMAILGLPAILPMILMLIKISKNAMDGIARSQSMDEFLVIFAIDVIVITVSYLLFPYLWRS; from the coding sequence ATGAAATCAATAATAGCAGAAATAGGAATATTAGTCCGAAAAGAGGTTGAGTTAGAATGGAGAGAAAGGTCTAATCTTAATGGTTTATTATTATTTACAGTAAGCACTATTTTTGTTTGTTACCTGAGTTTCAATCAAAAAAGAGTGGAGCTATCGCCAATTACTTGGAATACTCTTTTTTGGATTATCCAATTATTTGCTGCCTTAAATGGAGCAGCTAAAAGTTTCAACCAAGAGGCAAAAGGGCGATTCTTCTATTACTACCAAATGGTAAGCCCCCAATCCATCATCTTGTCCAAGATGATTTACAATGCCTTCTTAATGTTAATCATCGCATTCCTCGGATTAGGGGTTTATAGTGTTGTACTTGGCAACCCTGTACAAGACCCTTTATTATTCTATGGTAGTGTGTGTTTAGGAGCCATTGGTTTTGCATCATCACTGACGATGGTATCTGGTATTGCTTCCAAGGTTCAAGGAAACAATACATTAATGGCAATATTAGGGCTACCAGCAATCCTTCCAATGATATTAATGCTTATTAAAATTTCTAAAAATGCGATGGACGGAATAGCCCGTAGTCAAAGTATGGACGAATTCTTAGTTATTTTTGCTATTGATGTTATTGTAATTACGGTTTCTTATCTCCTCTTTCCGTATCTTTGGAGGAGTTAA
- the ccsA gene encoding cytochrome c biogenesis protein CcsA yields MKSAWWKITAIVLLAYTLIIGLLMDVPRLAILNETIRNLFFHVPMWFGMILVLLGSMVYSIKYLRHHRIEDDIWANELTNTGIVFGILGILTGAVWAKYTWGDWWSGDPKQNAAAGGLMFYFAYVILRGAFKDEEQKARISAIWNIFAFAVFIPLIFVLPRLTDSLHPGNGGNPGFNAYDMDSKLRMVFYPAVIGWTLIGVWFAQLRVRAKKIENIILEND; encoded by the coding sequence ATGAAAAGTGCTTGGTGGAAAATCACCGCAATAGTTCTTCTCGCTTACACTCTGATTATCGGACTCCTGATGGACGTTCCTAGATTAGCGATTTTAAATGAAACGATTCGTAATTTATTCTTCCACGTTCCAATGTGGTTCGGAATGATTCTCGTTCTTCTAGGTTCAATGGTATATTCAATTAAATATTTGAGACATCACAGAATTGAGGACGATATCTGGGCTAATGAATTAACAAATACAGGAATAGTATTCGGTATATTAGGTATTTTAACTGGTGCCGTTTGGGCCAAATACACTTGGGGTGACTGGTGGAGTGGAGACCCTAAACAAAACGCCGCTGCTGGTGGTTTAATGTTTTACTTCGCTTATGTAATTCTGAGAGGTGCTTTTAAAGATGAAGAGCAAAAGGCAAGAATAAGTGCTATTTGGAATATCTTCGCTTTTGCTGTTTTTATTCCACTAATTTTCGTCTTACCTCGTTTAACTGATTCGTTACATCCTGGTAATGGTGGAAACCCTGGTTTTAATGCTTATGACATGGATAGTAAATTACGTATGGTATTTTACCCTGCAGTAATAGGTTGGACACTAATAGGCGTCTGGTTCGCTCAATTAAGAGTAAGAGCCAAAAAAATTGAGAATATTATTTTAGAAAACGATTAA
- a CDS encoding CcmD family protein yields MKKLFSSLLLWGMMIVNTLAQGKIPTTESDYVNNSVEMADAMRADGKIYVVVAVIVTLWVGLIVYLINTDQKLKKLEQLVNDK; encoded by the coding sequence ATGAAAAAGTTATTTTCCAGTTTACTTCTTTGGGGTATGATGATAGTCAATACCTTAGCTCAAGGTAAAATCCCTACAACAGAAAGTGATTATGTAAATAATAGCGTAGAAATGGCTGATGCTATGAGAGCTGATGGCAAAATCTATGTAGTAGTTGCAGTGATTGTTACTTTATGGGTAGGATTGATTGTTTACTTGATCAATACTGACCAGAAATTAAAGAAGCTAGAACAATTGGTTAACGACAAATAA
- a CDS encoding cytochrome c maturation protein CcmE domain-containing protein: MKKSHIFGLIIIGIMISILVVTAGDASAYVDFSTAYELAHDGDENKVHVIGELQKDKNGNVIGIQYDPAQDANYLAFNLVDDKNVMKRVVCYSPPASMRDFEKSEKVVVIGRAKKDGDFIASEILMKCPSKYEETQL, encoded by the coding sequence ATGAAAAAGTCACATATTTTCGGTTTGATCATCATTGGTATTATGATTAGTATCCTTGTAGTTACTGCAGGAGATGCTAGTGCATATGTAGATTTCTCTACAGCTTATGAATTAGCTCATGATGGTGATGAAAACAAAGTTCATGTTATTGGTGAACTTCAAAAAGACAAAAATGGAAACGTTATTGGCATCCAATACGATCCTGCTCAAGACGCCAATTATTTGGCTTTTAACCTTGTCGATGACAAGAATGTAATGAAGAGAGTCGTTTGTTATTCTCCTCCTGCTTCAATGAGAGATTTTGAAAAATCTGAAAAAGTAGTAGTGATCGGTAGAGCAAAGAAAGACGGTGATTTTATTGCTTCAGAAATCTTAATGAAATGTCCTTCTAAATACGAAGAGACACAACTTTAA
- a CDS encoding cytidylate kinase-like family protein — protein sequence MKANVLNQLIKNLEMEFNRSSHYRPNSQGIVLTISREYGSSVKKVAQLLVDRLNKEEIGFDLCPKKWLLIDTSVIRDLSEELHLEYKDIAEYVPQEKKGLIEQLIHSFSPSYNKLDGKLDSTLKSIIHAYFERGNVIILGRGGGFYAEGLSNALRIKVNSNYQFRVAKIMENHNLGFQDAKLKMLKYSKLRNDFLEHIGKGKRESYDTVIDRTRLDDSTLADYLLSFTNAKVKDLRREKEKEQKQKVSV from the coding sequence ATGAAAGCGAATGTCCTCAATCAATTGATTAAGAATCTTGAGATGGAATTTAATCGTTCTTCTCATTATCGACCTAACTCTCAAGGAATAGTATTAACGATCTCTAGAGAGTATGGCTCTTCTGTAAAAAAAGTAGCTCAACTTTTGGTAGATCGGTTAAATAAGGAAGAAATAGGGTTTGACCTTTGTCCTAAAAAGTGGCTCCTTATAGATACCTCTGTGATCAGAGATTTATCTGAAGAATTGCATCTTGAATACAAAGATATTGCAGAATACGTTCCACAAGAAAAGAAAGGACTTATTGAGCAGTTGATTCATTCGTTTAGTCCAAGCTATAATAAGTTGGATGGTAAATTGGATAGTACATTAAAGTCTATAATTCATGCCTACTTTGAAAGAGGTAATGTGATAATTTTAGGCAGAGGAGGAGGATTCTATGCTGAAGGGTTATCGAATGCTCTAAGGATTAAGGTGAATAGCAATTATCAATTTAGAGTTGCAAAGATTATGGAAAATCACAATTTGGGCTTTCAAGATGCAAAACTCAAAATGTTGAAGTACTCTAAATTGAGAAATGATTTTCTAGAGCATATCGGAAAAGGTAAGAGAGAATCTTATGATACTGTAATTGATAGAACAAGACTTGATGATAGTACTTTAGCAGATTACCTTTTATCTTTTACAAATGCAAAAGTGAAAGACCTGAGAAGAGAAAAAGAAAAGGAACAGAAGCAAAAAGTTTCTGTATAA
- a CDS encoding peroxiredoxin-like family protein codes for MFKQSIISITFFLLSFNLFGQDVPTNANDISPLLIGETVPQVSLRDVESNLVDLSKMIKKKPTVLIFYRGGWCPYCNKQLAGLGEVSDYLVSIGYQIIAISPDTPDHLSLTYDKHMMNYMLLSDSDMEASKKFGLAYELDDKAFKRFSNLGMDIVTTTGEKHQMLPVPAVFFVKQNGEISFEYINPNFKKRISSTLLVTAAETMGGE; via the coding sequence ATGTTTAAACAATCTATCATTTCGATAACTTTTTTCCTGCTTTCATTCAATTTATTTGGTCAAGATGTTCCAACTAATGCTAATGATATATCGCCTCTACTAATTGGTGAAACTGTTCCACAAGTCTCCTTAAGAGATGTAGAGAGCAACTTGGTTGATCTATCAAAAATGATCAAGAAGAAACCTACAGTACTAATTTTCTACAGAGGGGGATGGTGCCCTTACTGTAATAAACAGCTTGCTGGCTTAGGAGAGGTATCAGACTACTTAGTGAGTATTGGTTATCAAATCATTGCTATTTCACCTGATACTCCAGACCATTTATCACTAACTTATGATAAACACATGATGAATTACATGCTTTTATCTGACAGTGATATGGAAGCTTCTAAAAAGTTTGGTTTGGCTTATGAATTGGATGATAAAGCATTCAAAAGATTTTCAAACTTAGGAATGGACATTGTTACAACTACTGGAGAAAAACACCAAATGTTACCAGTTCCTGCGGTTTTCTTTGTAAAACAAAATGGAGAAATTAGCTTTGAGTATATCAACCCTAATTTCAAAAAAAGAATCAGTTCTACATTATTAGTAACTGCAGCTGAAACAATGGGAGGAGAATAA
- a CDS encoding DUF4421 family protein, producing MQQILKTLLFYLFWLSTSSTFGQSTMDSLHQNNSHVRDIMDKVSLSAYFSNSKLNLIFNNYPPKSWWDNDGLTRRNRPNDIVYRPNNSYLVGLGFSFGNLGVRASIQTPYSQYDESIYGKSSVFRLRVDGFVKKWYLDAEYYRYSGFLDSTPQYYDSLQTTPAPLIRDDIITRSINLHGVRFNNKKFSYKAIFKQKEIQLRSAFTTYYKFRFRSENYNALEPFLPPLARNPDSTYGTMTKLRMFDLTAIGGVAGVLVYKGFYVGGMLGIGAGGQYQTFTLQDGSDGHYSFLPALDFKASGGYNTERLFITMQINSEISYSALPNTFNQEFLAISYFTSFEINCGYRFNMGPNLHKAVLWANDVINSTINTVLTGGKGTHSKRNRPNEE from the coding sequence ATGCAGCAAATACTTAAAACGCTACTTTTTTATCTATTTTGGTTGTCTACAAGTTCTACTTTTGGTCAAAGTACAATGGATTCGCTGCATCAAAACAATTCTCATGTTAGAGATATAATGGATAAAGTAAGTCTTAGTGCTTACTTCTCGAATTCAAAGTTGAATCTTATTTTTAATAATTACCCCCCAAAATCATGGTGGGATAATGATGGTTTAACCCGTAGAAATAGACCCAATGACATTGTTTATAGACCGAATAATAGTTATTTGGTTGGGCTCGGTTTCTCTTTTGGTAACCTTGGAGTAAGAGCCAGTATTCAAACGCCTTATTCCCAATACGATGAAAGCATTTATGGCAAATCAAGTGTTTTCCGTTTAAGAGTAGATGGCTTTGTAAAGAAATGGTATTTAGATGCTGAATATTATCGTTACTCAGGATTCTTAGATTCTACTCCTCAGTATTATGATAGTTTACAAACCACACCTGCCCCATTAATTAGAGATGATATAATTACTAGATCGATTAACCTTCATGGTGTACGATTTAATAATAAGAAATTTAGTTATAAGGCTATTTTCAAACAGAAGGAAATTCAATTAAGAAGTGCATTCACTACTTATTATAAATTTAGATTCAGATCTGAAAACTATAATGCCCTAGAACCATTCTTACCTCCATTAGCTAGAAACCCTGATTCTACATATGGAACAATGACTAAGCTAAGAATGTTTGATTTAACAGCAATTGGAGGTGTTGCAGGTGTACTAGTGTATAAAGGTTTTTATGTTGGAGGAATGCTTGGAATTGGAGCTGGAGGTCAATACCAAACCTTCACTTTACAAGATGGCAGTGATGGACATTATTCTTTTCTTCCTGCACTAGACTTTAAAGCATCAGGTGGATATAATACAGAAAGGCTATTTATCACGATGCAGATTAACTCTGAAATTAGTTATAGTGCATTACCTAACACTTTTAATCAAGAGTTTTTAGCAATCAGTTACTTTACAAGTTTTGAGATCAATTGTGGTTATCGATTTAACATGGGACCTAATTTACACAAAGCTGTTTTATGGGCTAATGATGTTATCAACAGCACAATAAATACAGTGCTTACGGGTGGAAAAGGCACTCATTCTAAAAGAAATAGACCCAATGAAGAATAA
- a CDS encoding Glu/Leu/Phe/Val family dehydrogenase yields MGYIEPAPITDKENPFESMMERFNIAAEKLGLDLETYEVLKSPAKQVIVSLPIVMDDGHKKVFEGYRVIHSNTLGPSKGGVRYDMDVNLDEVKALAAWMTWKCAVVDIPYGGAKGGIKCDPSKMSKGELERLTRAYTVKMYEIFGPDIDIPAPDMGTGPQEMAWIMDEYSKAQGKTVQAVVTGKPLVLGGSLGRVEATGRGVMVSAMEALRKIKISPNDATCAVQGYGNVGSNAAKLLHQKGLKIVAISDHTGAFYNPDGIDLREASEYRETYKTLEGFTGGELITNDQLLELEVDVLVPAAKEDVINNKNAENIKAKLIVEGANGPTGAKADKILHDKGIVVVPDILANAGGVTVSYFEWVQNRLGYKWTRDRVNRRSDRIMKEAFEKVFKIAEKHNVSMRIASYMVAITKVADTYKLRGSF; encoded by the coding sequence ATGGGTTACATTGAACCAGCTCCGATTACAGACAAGGAGAATCCCTTTGAGTCGATGATGGAGCGATTTAATATTGCCGCTGAAAAACTAGGTCTCGATTTAGAAACTTACGAAGTCTTAAAAAGTCCAGCAAAACAGGTAATTGTTTCATTACCGATTGTGATGGATGATGGACATAAAAAAGTATTTGAAGGATACCGTGTAATCCATTCAAACACTCTAGGTCCTTCAAAAGGTGGCGTCCGTTATGATATGGATGTGAACCTTGATGAAGTAAAAGCATTGGCAGCTTGGATGACTTGGAAATGTGCTGTAGTAGACATTCCATATGGTGGAGCAAAAGGAGGGATTAAATGTGACCCTTCGAAAATGTCTAAAGGTGAATTAGAGAGGCTAACAAGAGCTTATACGGTAAAAATGTATGAGATCTTTGGGCCAGATATCGATATTCCAGCTCCAGATATGGGGACAGGTCCTCAGGAAATGGCTTGGATTATGGATGAATATTCTAAAGCTCAAGGTAAAACTGTTCAGGCTGTTGTTACCGGTAAGCCTCTAGTATTGGGAGGATCTCTAGGTAGAGTAGAAGCAACAGGTAGAGGAGTGATGGTTTCTGCAATGGAAGCATTGAGAAAAATCAAAATCTCTCCAAATGATGCAACTTGTGCTGTCCAAGGATATGGTAATGTTGGTAGTAATGCTGCAAAACTTTTACACCAGAAAGGATTGAAAATTGTTGCTATCAGTGATCACACAGGAGCATTTTATAATCCTGATGGAATTGACCTCAGAGAGGCAAGTGAATACAGAGAAACATATAAAACATTAGAAGGCTTTACAGGTGGAGAATTGATCACAAATGATCAACTTTTAGAACTTGAAGTTGATGTTTTAGTACCTGCAGCAAAAGAAGATGTAATCAACAATAAAAATGCTGAGAATATTAAGGCAAAATTAATTGTTGAAGGAGCCAATGGTCCTACTGGAGCAAAAGCGGATAAGATTCTTCATGATAAAGGTATTGTTGTAGTGCCAGATATTCTAGCAAATGCTGGAGGCGTAACTGTTTCTTATTTCGAATGGGTACAAAACCGTTTAGGGTATAAATGGACTCGAGATAGAGTAAACAGGAGATCAGATAGAATTATGAAAGAAGCTTTTGAGAAAGTATTTAAGATTGCAGAAAAACATAATGTATCGATGAGAATTGCCTCATATATGGTAGCCATTACTAAAGTTGCTGATACTTATAAATTAAGAGGAAGCTTCTAA